In Micromonospora purpureochromogenes, a single window of DNA contains:
- a CDS encoding extracellular catalytic domain type 1 short-chain-length polyhydroxyalkanoate depolymerase, with translation MHRSPSVLARLAGALAGVVVAAAALVAVAVPAQAATLTQVTNFGSNPGNLAMYAYRPDGLPANAPAVVLLHGCTQNAAGYFANSGWQKYADQWKFALIVPQQSSANQSLSCFNWFVEGDISRGQGEALSIKQMVDHAKTNYGLDGNRIFVSGLSAGGAMTSVMLATYPDVFAAGSVIAGLPYRCSPPASTNTCQYTGVDKSPAAWGDLVRNAYSGYTGRRPRVAIWHGTSDTTVVPMNATESRDQWTNVLGVSQTPTSTASLTGGTSLEVYGNDAVRLYRVSGMGHGTPVDPGSAADQCGTATSYFLDTICSTYRDALFFGLGDGVTPTPTATASPTPTTAPTCVTASNYAHVTAGRAYQSGGYAYALGSNQRMGLYNTFNTSTLKQTAPSYWIIGC, from the coding sequence GTGCACCGTTCCCCATCCGTACTCGCCCGGCTCGCCGGGGCGCTGGCTGGCGTCGTCGTCGCCGCGGCCGCCCTGGTCGCGGTCGCCGTGCCCGCCCAGGCCGCCACGCTGACCCAGGTCACCAACTTCGGCTCGAATCCGGGCAACCTCGCCATGTACGCCTACCGCCCGGACGGGCTGCCGGCCAACGCCCCGGCCGTGGTGCTGCTGCACGGCTGCACCCAGAACGCCGCCGGCTACTTCGCCAACTCCGGCTGGCAGAAGTACGCCGACCAGTGGAAGTTCGCCCTGATCGTGCCTCAGCAGTCCAGCGCCAACCAGTCGCTGAGCTGCTTCAACTGGTTCGTCGAGGGGGACATCAGCCGAGGCCAGGGCGAGGCGCTGTCGATCAAGCAGATGGTCGACCACGCCAAGACCAACTACGGCCTCGACGGCAACCGGATCTTCGTCAGCGGGCTGTCCGCCGGCGGGGCGATGACCTCGGTCATGCTCGCCACCTACCCGGACGTCTTCGCCGCCGGCTCGGTCATCGCCGGGCTGCCGTACCGCTGCTCGCCGCCGGCGTCGACCAACACCTGCCAGTACACCGGGGTGGACAAGAGCCCGGCGGCCTGGGGCGACCTGGTCCGCAACGCCTACTCCGGCTACACCGGCCGCCGCCCCCGGGTGGCCATCTGGCACGGCACCTCGGACACCACGGTGGTGCCGATGAACGCCACCGAGTCCCGCGACCAGTGGACCAACGTGCTCGGTGTGTCGCAGACCCCGACCAGCACCGCGTCACTGACCGGCGGCACCAGCCTGGAGGTGTACGGCAACGACGCCGTCCGGCTCTACCGGGTCTCCGGCATGGGCCACGGCACGCCGGTCGACCCCGGCTCGGCCGCCGACCAGTGCGGCACCGCGACCTCGTACTTCCTGGACACCATCTGCTCGACCTACCGGGACGCCCTCTTCTTCGGCCTCGGCGACGGCGTCACCCCCACCCCCACCGCCACGGCCTCCCCGACCCCGACCACCGCCCCCACCTGCGTCACCGCCAGCAACTACGCCCACGTGACCGCCGGCCGCGCCTACCAGTCCGGCGGCTACGCCTACGCCCTGGGCAGCAACCAACGAATGGGGCTCTACAACACCTTCAACACCAGCACCCTCAAGCAGACCGCCCCCTCCTACTGGATCATCGGCTGCTGA
- a CDS encoding SCO5389 family protein: MSLDVPTALLERAEAGRVDDEEFVDCVRRSLPYAWSVVADVAARAADGGRMAEHAVPPPSEAERGQLLRALASDAIRGGLERHFNVTLAFQNCHRVAAFPPALVGGDAHRQFVSPLAQIRNQSPELRNC; this comes from the coding sequence ATGTCTCTCGACGTACCCACCGCCCTGCTGGAGCGGGCCGAGGCCGGCCGGGTCGACGACGAGGAGTTCGTCGACTGTGTCCGGCGGTCCCTGCCGTACGCCTGGTCGGTGGTCGCCGACGTCGCCGCGCGCGCGGCCGACGGCGGCCGGATGGCCGAGCACGCCGTGCCGCCGCCGTCGGAGGCCGAGCGCGGGCAGTTGCTGCGCGCGCTGGCCAGCGACGCCATCCGGGGCGGGCTGGAGCGGCACTTCAACGTGACGCTGGCCTTCCAGAACTGCCACCGGGTGGCGGCCTTCCCGCCGGCGCTGGTCGGCGGCGACGCCCACCGGCAGTTCGTCTCGCCGCTGGCGCAGATCCGCAACCAGAGCCCGGAGCTGCGCAACTGCTGA